From the genome of Rhododendron vialii isolate Sample 1 chromosome 10a, ASM3025357v1:
GAGACacagcaaaagaaaaacaaaagggagaagaaatggACCTACGGGTGGCAGCCAACCACTATGACCTTGGCCAATGTTCGAGGAATTTTCTGTTACCGTGCTGTCAGGCAAATCACCACACCCTGCACAAGACATTAGTACCGCCCGGTTCGTGGTATCCGggctcccaaaacaaaaataaaaagaaaataactccACCAAATCTTTACGCAATCAACGTatcatacttttctccccatccctTGCCGGTGGCAAGGAACATGTAGCTATACAAGACCAtgatgctaatttttttcaaatatcttttttttttctttcttttctttttataaagaACTACGAAATAAGAGACAAATATACATAAATTGTGCCAAAAATAATAGGACTTAATAAAATCCAACGTCACagacacaaaattgcccttactaaccggagctgtgCACACGATCCTTATTTAAATAacggcgtgcgaagctataaGACCCAAGTCGATGATGGATACCCCTATTGCTAGGGGCCAGGTCCACTTCTCAATGAAGAGAGTAAtacgcaaaagctacccgtcacTTTTGGGTCTACTGTTGCTGGTTGAGATCGTTGTTCCTAGGATCTGTGCTGGGGCTTGatgtggtggtgggggtggtgggtTCCTCTCTACCCTTGTTGCTTTGGTGTTCATTTCCGTAGGCTGGTTTCCACTGCCGGTCTCTACATCTAGGAGTGGCCGATCGGCTTAACCGTGAGGTTGGGCTCCGATGGTTTGTGCAGCGGTGGGGCATTTCAGTTAattagggtttggtttgggagGGCCTGTCCATGGTTTGGACCGGATTTGGGTGTTTTGAGCTGTTATTATTTCTTAtttgggtttagggttgggCTTTATTGCTTATCTTTTTGGACCCTTGTAGACCTTTGGGTGTTCTAAGCTCTGCCCTTGTGGTGTTTTGTCCAACTTTTTATTGGATCcccttcccctttctctctttttaataaatttcaattttgccaataaaaaaagaaagaaagaaaataagagaaaggaaagaaaagaaactaatAGATACGTAATGAGAATATATCTGATCAGCGTGGAAGATTGATTCAATAGTTCTAGAAGAAATAGTTTATATACATGTTGTGTTCaatatttgttttaattttatgcaagtttcttttatatttgtctAGATTTTATAACAAAATATGTTTTCTTCCATGAAAAATGACCTTCTGTGTGGGAAAAAGATGACCATTATCTCCATTAGTCAAAGATCTCTCAAGTGGAGATTCTGGAAATATGGAGTACCAGCTCTTGATTTGGGAATTCTATTCTCTCAATTTCGAACGGCAAGAAAAGTCCCCTAaagcatccccattgtaataagcaaatgagtgtgaataaataaatttaataacaatgctaaaaaaatatttcatattgtaataagcaaagttacaagtcttttaacaaataaccaaattccacccattacataaccaaatttaataacttttaccaataaccaaactcaataactaaaaaatacctcacattggaatcgtctaattgtgacgaataatttggtgtggtcagaTGTGTaatgcccctaattttgggtacgttaaatagacaattttattggaaacatcaaaatagaatctggctcattattacatcataactcccatgagagtacttttattacacaagggaaaggaaactaaggttcctaactacagctccacctgctcctccattcttgccagcttttcggctccgaaagcctccaaggcgTACAGCTCatcctgatcatctacaaagtctgacacattataccagcgttgccctattataatatgtcagggtcaccaaaggtaacaccatgagccaCAGGAgttcaatagaataatccatacccactaacctaTAACTTACACATAGCAGGTCATAGATATAGTACACAAACTCATGATTTTCACACAACTCATGCATATTCAATATAACAAtgacaatgacacatccacatttccTAATCTAACGTTGGTGTCGGTAATATCTATGTTTCTCCTACTCGACTcattgtagaccgtgtcacATTTTAACTTTAaccaaaataacatttttaacacactcaacctcggttccgctgtcccgggctcccgagtatcctcacaatggttccaccgttccgggttaccattggcacacaaaaacaattgcattggcttctCTCCATAGATAACCAAACTACAAttcaacctcggttccgccattccgggttCCAATATAtccccacaatggttccgccgtcccaggttcccattgggttttcgaaaatcgttttacacacacaacctcagttccgccatTCCAATTTtttgagtatcctcacaatggttccgctgtcccggatttccattggcacacaaaaattaGCATTGActcctctccgtggataaccaagtcacacaccacacaatgggctaccacgtccggccacattgcggttttcaaaatattttattttttaaaacacacCTTTCATTAGCaacaccctaagtgtcatgtttctaccttCTTGATTTCTgtatctcgttttcatgcaaagatTCTGCGGCAGGACTTTTCACACAAGTACACTataacataaatcattcattgtaatcttgaaactaaactagcaagatcattcaactctATGGTACTTTTTCATGCTCATATTATCCCTAAGTTCACGAAGTATATCtacacaacttaaagcatagtaTCACATAGACGGACACCTCTGGAGTGGAAAACCAATATGCTTCATCACACATCAAGGCAAGTAATCCTAATAATCacgtatgcatgctcataaccatcctaagatcaaaatacgaatactacCAAGCAAACGATCGTTTCTTatatttcaaaatccgttctttccccatttttgaaaagttcaaaacaacatatgtttttccaaaaattgaagTCGAGTTATTCAACATATTCATATATTTCTTCGAACCTTTAGTAAAACACTTTACTAGTTGTCATGCATTTTAAACAATACAAGCAATGtataattttacttttatacttaaagaTAGCGTGTACAGGACTCTACATGATCatacaaattttttatatttaggATTAATGAGTAAGggaaaatctaccgttcttcttggcggtagggcggctaaaAAGAAGTAAGTCGACTATCGGACAAAGTGACTTCATATGGTAAGCTTTTGATAGTTTCGAAAGATAAGGGCTTTCTCTCGAAACCaattcttgactaaactactaaacttttttggATCGAGGgatggtcgagtggtggtttggtggcggtcttagatgagtttcttgaagaacttcaagaagaactcaagaacatctcaagaacaaaggacagactcaagaattctagagagagaagtttcaAGGTttcaaggtgtgagttgaatggcacgagggggggtcctatttatagcaaaaaccttggctctctctctcccctctattggtcggccctctctctctccatttctctcatggatttgctccattgtgttgtccaatcaagcctttcaagcatgccatgacttgtcttttccaattttaggcataaggctataaagTCAAGTAGGACCTTAAGGCTTTTTAGGTAaaatcctaggtaattatacCCTAGCTaagcaagtcttacaagtctaaagATATGGTTGATTAGGCTAAGgaatagccttccatgtttagtcaatcctaggcttAGCTTGTaagtcaatttctaggtttaTTAAATGCTAGGTTGGAAGTaaatctaggatgattaagGCTAGAATTTTATGCTTAAagtagactagaaatgggttgtcaagtaGTGCTAGGTTGTGTGTAAGAATGGGCTAAAGATGGTGTAAGAAAGCATAGCTTTCTAGGAGAAAATaggcacatgcacacacacacacttctctctctctctctctctctctctctctctctctctctctctctctctctctctctcttttactatgtatgtatatatgtatatatagttatatatatgtatgtaagACTAATCATGTGTAGGTCAAAGTAGTTTTTTGAGTCTAAGGGAGAGTAATGATGATAGTCAAGACTTTCAAGTGCTAGACAATACCCAATGGTCAATACTTCCCCTAGAAAGTATAtatgcaactctctctctctctctctctctctctctatctctctctctctctctctctctctctctctctctctctctccccctatatatatatatatatatatatatatatatatatgcaactATACATAATTAGGTGCTAATTGGTCCTATTAGTATTAGGCCTAGGAGAGATGGGTAATGATTAAAGGTAGGCTTTCAAGTGtaatctattgtccaatggttaaggCTTTCCTAGaaagaaaaatctaggaaaggctatttataggtcaataataggttcaaggctattacTTATAGAAGAAAAGATATGATGATGAATCATGGCCTTCTTGATGTGACAATACATAATCATGGTTGCTTGGAAGAACAAACTTGGTCTTAGTCTTGATTAGACAAGTCTATGGTAGTACTATTTTCTAGACAATAAGAAGTCTTATTTCTATTActcaaaagataaaaattaccctataaattattattcaatgggtaaagaggtaATGATAAGAAAAGATATTCTTAAAAAAAGTACTGATGAGTAATAAAGTCTtaaaatgactagtcatgaaagTGAAATAATTTcttagtctagggttgaaaagatTCAACTAAGGTATAAAAAGGTTCATTAGGTTCAAGGGTGAGTGGAAAGGTTCATCTAGGAATTAAGAGAATGTAACTAAGTGGaaatggtagttaggtttcACTAACTAAATGGTTGGAAACAAATtttacttgccaagtaggatttctaaccaagaaatataacttaaagattttatttaacttgttagaaaaatatacaagtgcttctacaagcatacttgtctttagaaaagaaCTAAATTGTCCGGGacgaaaatatataattttataagtccaaaatctaattatgacggattattagaaattaaaagggaattttaaaagaaatttccaagtaattaaaaaaattcaatatttaacaaaaaaatttattttccaaaaatcaaggTTGTTACAAgatgcgtgattggaactcgtttgcgattaaaaaaatgtgcattgtgtattgtagggggttttttggttaggaatgcaaaaataactaatgtgaAGATAGAtgttattaagtttgattatggactaaatagataatcaaatgctaacctgacacattttgattattaattttgattattaccattgcggatgctttAAGGAAAAAGAAGCTTGGCTGAAGAACAAATCAAGATGAAGATGGAGAGGAGCAAAAAAGTCAAGATTGTGGAGCCAAATGATTCCAACGGctgaaaaaaattccaacattCATATTGGCTCTTGAAGAATAAATACAACACAAGAAGGAAGACAACAACACACATCTCTTGAAGAAAAATTCAGTCAGCTATTACTTGCAATCTATCAATCAACTATATATTTTCATCTTGAATATCGATCTTATACTAGTTCGAGTGTTACTATTATCTTTTAACTTCATTGTAAAAGAGATTTTACACACTTGTTCCAAAATTTTGAAGCCTGTTTTAGTGAGTGATTTTTGGGTAGAAATATTATTTCGGTTATGTGTGACTAGCGCCAATGTAACAACCCGAAAATCTCAAGAACCACGACCAAACATAACAAGAACAGATGTTTTCCGCCACTAGGTCAGTATAAATAATAAACAGTAATTGAAAAGCCATTCCCCACTTCCTTAAAGATTaacataatttttagtatatgaaaaaagtacttatttttttccattaacttttacaaaatggacacttattaaagaaCAATCtgaaataaaatactggactctaataAAAGGACACTAataaagggacagagggagtactattgTCAACAAATCTGTTTATTAGTTCTCTGCACCATCTATTCTATTTCGAGCTTTCTCCGTATGTTCAGTACTGGGTTGATTACTATTTTTGAGTCTGCTCAATTCTATTGCAATATCCTACTATTTCagtctatcttttttttttgtcaagacgATAACAGATGATATTATAAACCGCAAACCAAATACATCATGAGGAATCTCCATCCCTAGACAAGGAATCAAGAAGCCAAATAGAAGGGGATTCAGTCCAAAGACTACAATCCAACCCACCTAAACCTTTACTAGCCAAAGTATGCATAACCGAATTAGAAGATCGGCGagcaaacaaaaacatacaactttgaaaatcattgttCAAAACCTTAACATCATGGATGATAGAATTCATGCTTTGGCTGACTACTGTATGCCCATTTATCATGTCAATGAAGGccttaaaatcactttccaCCATGACTGTATTTAGTCCTAGTTGAAGCCCCACTTGGACTCCACGACGAACCGCCATGGCCTCTGCGAGTTCTGGGCTTCTACACCAAGACAAGCATCCAGATGCAGCAACCATGAACATTCCATTCGCATCTCTGATAACCACACTGTATGCACCTTTCCCAGAAAACTTTGCCCATCCTCCATCCACATTAATTTTAACAAAACCAGTACTCGGCCGCTGCCAAGCAACGCTAGAATCCTTCTCCCTATTACCCCGAATTTCTCCCCCTGATCGGTTTGCTGCTAAGTATTCATCCAAGCAACCTGCTGCCCTAGAACTAACAACTTAAGgcagcaaatttttttgttcaaacacAGCACCATTCCGATTTTTCCAAATATACCACATCCCAACTGCTATAAGAGAACAACGCCAGTACTTATTCGAAACATTCTGCCAATGAGCCTCAAAAGCATCCCACAAATCAACAAATGAATTATAACTAGCACCAACCAAGCCCGTATTGAAAGGGAACAAAGACCAGACCTGTTGCGCTAAAGAGCATGTGCAGAAAAGGTGCAGAATTGTTTCCACTTCCACCCCACAAACTGGGCAACTTGACTCCTCAACaacttttttccgaaaaagATTTGCTTTAGTCGGCAAAATCTCATGAAGACACTTCCAAATAAAGTGCAAAATCTTCTTCGGAATTTTGAGTTTCCACAGATGTCGCCATCGATTCTCTGAAAAGGCAGTAGAAGTAGAATTTTCGCCATCTCCACTTGCCGTCGAGCCTTGGTCACTAAGCTCCAATGCCGTCATGTAACCCGAGCGGACATTATAAGTTCCCGAAGAGGAGAAATGCCATACCAAAGAGTCGAGAGCATTTGTGCatgtgatgtaggacaaaaatggagagtttttgtattttattttctttgttttagaataagattttggttaggaatatttccgtttaggttagaattattaactttccgtattcggtttaattttgatttttgcctttattagaattcttggtctacaagaattaagattttattttaattaattaggaaatatgttttatttaatgccgcttgttttggcatgatttattatttcttttacagtaggatttctagggttagggtcttataaaaagggctctgataccacttgatgcagcggaattcacgagagactagttagcgtactagtccaaacgagataaacaactcgtcgcaacgagcaaatcttgcgcacaagaaaaagagagagaatctctgtaatattattgataaaagttataaaagtttcataattgaataggttacagccctttttataagaccctaaccctagaaatcctactgtaaaagaaataataaatcatgccaaaacaagcggcattaaataaaacatatttcctaattaattaaaataaaatcttaattcttgtagaccaagaattctaataaaggcaaaaatcaaaattaaaccgaatacggaaagttaataattctaacctaaacggaaatattcctaaccaaaatcttattctaaaacaaagaaaataaaatacaaaaactttccatttttgtcctacatcagtatGATACTGGAATGCTCAAGATGCATTGCGCCTGCTCACTATCAAACAGCCTCTGAACTTCACTCACCTTCCAAGTTCTTGACACCGGATCAATGAGTTGATCCACT
Proteins encoded in this window:
- the LOC131302893 gene encoding uncharacterized protein LOC131302893, giving the protein MTALELSDQGSTASGDGENSTSTAFSENRWRHLWKLKIPKKILHFIWKCLHEILPTKANLFRKKVVEESSCPVCGVEVETILHLFCTCSLAQQVWSLFPFNTGLVGASYNSFVDLWDAFEAHWQNVSNKYWRCSLIAVGMCSRAAGCLDEYLAANRSGGEIRGNREKDSSVAWQRPSTGFVKINVDGGWAKFSGKGAYSVVIRDANGMFMVAASGCLSWCRSPELAEAMAVRRGVQVGLQLGLNTVMVESDFKAFIDMINGHTVVSQSMNSIIHDVKVLNNDFQSCMFLFARRSSNSVMHTLASKGLGGLDCSLWTESPSIWLLDSLSRDGDSS